Proteins from a single region of Palaemon carinicauda isolate YSFRI2023 chromosome 1, ASM3689809v2, whole genome shotgun sequence:
- the LOC137641774 gene encoding monocarboxylate transporter 9-like, with the protein MLSPLVGVCSSIIFLNFLVDLNTSSTVIVWIFNFQNFIFNMVGFMAGSLIEVFGTRRVTVFGAFLASLSMIISAFATSAEFLFFSFSIIGGLGSGTLVCISLLVVPSYFDEKRGRANSIVMAGFCIGQMICPILSQYLVDTYGFRIGAFIAGTILLNCCASSSLFHPVEWHSMKKRTEEGLNEHSTNRSNKKSNERDCNGEEAMLDTSYRQCELQTQMRGEERTYCHNNKNASFVPVRTFTKVVNRTVENMKIMKTPQALIIAVSNTIYFNAYANFLLLVPFAMQHAGHSLESSAWCIAVAGICNLITRIAMNSLADYSWFKVTCAYKIGLALVGICNFAFPVINHIHWLMVIMGLWGCGIGATVGVYTSIMIEILGPEKMPACFGVTSLCIGIGYITVAPIMGYVRDLSSSYLISMWVSSGFVTVSFILWLMMPCASEYEKRKEGRVL; encoded by the exons atgttatcTCCCTTGGTGGGAGTATGTTCCAGCATCATTTTCCTGAATTTCTTAGTTGACTTAAACACTTCATCCACGGTTATTGTCTGGATCTTCAACTTTCAAAACTTTATATTCAACATGGTAGGGTTCATGGCCGGATCCCTAATTGAGGTGTTTGGCACTCGGCGAGTCACTGTGTTCGGGGCATTTTTGGCCTCCCTTTCAATGATTATATCAGCATTCGCTACTTCAGCAGAGTTCTTGTTTTTCTCTTTCAGTATCATTGGTG GATTAGGATCAGGAACCTTGGTCTGTATTTCTTTGCTCGTTGTGCCAAGCTATTTCGACGAGAAACGTGGACGAGCTAACAGCATAGTAATGGCTGGTTTCTGTATTGGCCAAATGATTTGCCCTATTCTTTCTCAGTATCTAGTGGACACATATGGGTTCAGAATTGGAGCATTTATAGCCGGAACAATTTTGCTGAATTGTTGTGCATCTTCTTCTCTTTTCCATCCTGTAGAGTGGCATTCCATGAAAAAAAGGACTGAAGAAGGATTGAATGAGCATTCGACGAATAGATCTAATAAGAAATCTAATGAGAGGGATTGTAATGGAGAGGAGGCTATGCTAGACACTAGTTACAGACAGTGTGAACTACAAACACAAATGAGAGGTGAAGAAAGAACTTACTGTCATAATAATAAGAATGCCTCTTTTGTGCCAGTCAGGACTTTTACGAAGGTAGTGAACAGAACCGTGGAAAATATGAAAATCATGAAGACACCACAGGCCCTAATCATAGCTGTCTCCAACACTATCTATTTTAATGCTTATGCCAATTTCCTGCTATTGGTGCCATTTGCCATGCAACATGCTGGACACTCTCTAGAAAGTTCAGCTTGGTGTATAGCTGTAGCAGGAATTTGCAATCTCATTACCAGAATTGCTATGAATTCCTTGGCTGATTACTCCTGGTTTAAAGTCACTTGCGCTTACAAAATTGGTCTTGCTCTAGTGGGTATTTGTAACTTTG caTTTCCAGTTATAAACCATATACACTGGTTGATGGTCATAATGGGGTTATGGGGCTGCGGTATAGGAGCTACTGTTGGTGTTTATACCTCAATTATGATTGAAATCTTAGGCCCAGAAAAGATGCCAGCATGTTTTGGAGTAACTAGCCTTTGCATAGGAATTGGGTACATCACAGTGGCGCCTATTATGG gtTATGTAAGAGACTTGAGCTCCAGTTATCTAATTAGCATGTGGGTGTCGTCTGGTTTCGTCACTGTGAGTTTCATCCTCTGGCTCATGATGCCTTGTGCCTCTGAGTACGAGAAGAGAAAAGAAGGAAGAGTACTGTAG